CTACGCCGGGTCGGGCTCGGCGTCAGGAGACCCCAAGGGCGTCGCGTTGCGGGCCAGCAGCCAGATCATCACCGACCAGGACCCGATCCGCAGCGCCCAGCCCAGACCGGTGCGCAGGATCAGGATGAGCACGACCGCCTGGTCCGCGTCGAGCCGCCCGCTGTGGCCGAGCAGCCACACCGGCCCCTGCAGGAGCACCCCGACCGCGCCGGGTAGGAGCATCACCCAGGTGAGCCGGCTGCACAGCCGCACCACCTGGCGGTCGTCGTGCCAGGCCGTCGCGTCGCCGGTCACGCCGCCGAGCATGAACCCGAGCATCGGCCAGCCGATCAGGCAGGTGAACCCGAGCACGACGGTGTAGCCGAGGCTCATCAGGATGCCGGGGAGGAAGAAGGCGAGCGCCTGGTCGGACTCCGAGCCGCCCGAGCTCTCCGCCCAGCGGACGAAGACCCAGCCGATGCCGATGCCGAACACGGCGTTGAGGACGTACTGCGTGCTGGAGCGCTGCAGCACCCGGGCCAGCAGTGCGAGGCCGGCGACCACGAGGCTGCCGACCAGGGCCCACTGGAGCTCCTTGGTGCTCAGCCACACGGCGGTGAAGACGACGCCGGGGATCGCGGCCTCGAGCATGCCGCGCCGGCCGCCGAGGGCGGTCGCCAGCTGACGGCGGACCAGCGCCTCGACGGTGTCGACGCCGATCGCGGAGTGGGGGGTGGTCACAGCAGCTCGTAC
This region of Nocardioides sp. L-11A genomic DNA includes:
- a CDS encoding DUF3159 domain-containing protein, giving the protein MTTPHSAIGVDTVEALVRRQLATALGGRRGMLEAAIPGVVFTAVWLSTKELQWALVGSLVVAGLALLARVLQRSSTQYVLNAVFGIGIGWVFVRWAESSGGSESDQALAFFLPGILMSLGYTVVLGFTCLIGWPMLGFMLGGVTGDATAWHDDRQVVRLCSRLTWVMLLPGAVGVLLQGPVWLLGHSGRLDADQAVVLILILRTGLGWALRIGSWSVMIWLLARNATPLGSPDAEPDPA